A single Micromonospora sp. CCTCC AA 2012012 DNA region contains:
- a CDS encoding LysR family transcriptional regulator: MELEVRQLRVFLAVARSESFSRAALFLGLTQPAVTAHVKRLERHFGLPLFARTTRMVRLTEAGRRLLPLAERVVFDLAEVDRVMAGGSPATFRFGAEAPALTRILGPLRRLLPTTDFDVVVELSERSVAQIRAGQRHAAQVYDFEVSPLPLDGLGSVVLDREPIWAVLPRSHRLAEAPAVALAELAGDPWVLRPTGQRLRRFVVEACRSAGFEPRVRHAATDGTAIEYMIADHGCVTLGSPINLGSPHYVQRPLADPVERTLRLVWSTGEVAHELVVVVADLMRGRYLDAALTNNPEYGRTLLDRRRRAAVPAAGAPAAGRVSVPPTGASVLPGPAQ; encoded by the coding sequence GTGGAGCTGGAGGTCCGACAGCTGCGAGTTTTCCTGGCCGTGGCCCGGTCGGAGAGCTTCAGCCGGGCCGCCCTGTTCCTCGGGCTCACCCAGCCGGCGGTGACGGCTCACGTCAAGCGGCTCGAACGGCACTTCGGCCTGCCGCTGTTCGCCCGCACCACCCGGATGGTCCGCCTCACCGAGGCGGGTCGACGGCTGCTGCCCCTGGCCGAGCGGGTGGTGTTCGACCTGGCGGAGGTGGACCGGGTGATGGCCGGCGGCAGCCCGGCGACGTTCCGCTTCGGCGCGGAGGCGCCGGCGCTGACCAGGATCCTCGGGCCGCTGCGGCGACTCCTTCCGACGACGGACTTCGACGTGGTGGTGGAACTGTCCGAACGCAGCGTCGCTCAGATCCGGGCCGGTCAGCGGCACGCCGCCCAGGTCTACGACTTCGAGGTGTCCCCGCTGCCGCTGGACGGACTGGGCTCGGTCGTGCTGGACCGGGAGCCGATCTGGGCGGTGCTGCCCCGCTCGCACCGGCTGGCGGAAGCGCCCGCGGTCGCCCTGGCCGAGCTGGCCGGCGACCCGTGGGTGCTCCGCCCGACCGGGCAGCGGCTGCGCCGGTTCGTCGTCGAGGCGTGCCGCAGCGCCGGGTTCGAGCCCCGCGTGCGCCACGCGGCCACCGACGGCACCGCCATCGAGTACATGATCGCCGATCACGGCTGCGTCACCCTGGGATCGCCGATCAACCTCGGCAGTCCGCACTACGTCCAACGTCCCCTGGCCGACCCGGTGGAGAGAACCCTCCGGCTGGTCTGGTCCACCGGCGAGGTGGCCCATGAGCTGGTCGTCGTGGTGGCCGACCTGATGCGGGGGCGCTATCTCGACGCGGCCCTGACCAACAATCCGGAGTACGGGCGGACGCTGCTCGACCGCCGCCGGCGCGCAGCCGTTCCCGCCGCCGGAGCGCCGGCGGCGGGAAGGGTCAGCGTGCCCCCGACGGGGGCGTCGGTGCTACCCGGCCCGGCTCAGTAG
- a CDS encoding cellulose binding domain-containing protein: protein MSGTRRKRPLPGASTAIASSPWVVVSIGVIVMVVLLIVALGAARGRRPFDAQPGPPPATVPLPDLPSPTPSRVDPTVTAPVVPGLSPRSTVLPSAVAPTAGPSGSSGGGAGSGRPTPAPAPSSAAPPPSPVTGRYAVVDTFDGGFIGEVRISNADSTARGWTVRLVFPTGRLVTSWVEGAEQGRASVSGEVFTYTSGVDLAAGASVPLRFHFEATGTTRPAGCTVDDAPCSGL, encoded by the coding sequence ATGTCCGGCACTCGCCGCAAACGACCGTTGCCCGGTGCCAGCACCGCCATCGCCTCGTCGCCCTGGGTCGTGGTCTCCATCGGCGTGATCGTGATGGTGGTGCTGCTGATCGTCGCGCTGGGCGCGGCCCGGGGGCGGCGGCCCTTCGACGCCCAGCCGGGCCCGCCGCCGGCGACCGTGCCGCTGCCCGACCTGCCGTCGCCCACCCCGTCGCGGGTCGACCCGACGGTGACCGCGCCGGTCGTGCCGGGGCTGTCGCCGCGGTCGACCGTCCTGCCGAGTGCCGTCGCGCCGACGGCCGGCCCGTCCGGGTCGTCGGGGGGTGGCGCGGGGAGCGGACGCCCCACCCCGGCTCCCGCGCCGTCGTCCGCCGCCCCGCCGCCCTCCCCGGTCACCGGCCGGTACGCGGTGGTGGACACCTTCGACGGCGGCTTCATCGGCGAGGTGCGGATCAGCAACGCCGACTCGACCGCCCGGGGTTGGACGGTGCGCCTGGTCTTTCCCACCGGGCGTCTGGTCACCTCCTGGGTGGAGGGTGCGGAGCAGGGGCGGGCCAGTGTCTCCGGCGAGGTCTTCACGTACACCAGCGGGGTCGACCTGGCGGCCGGGGCGTCAGTGCCGTTGCGCTTCCACTTCGAGGCCACCGGCACCACCCGGCCCGCCGGGTGCACGGTCGACGACGCCCCCTGTTCCGGGCTCTGA
- a CDS encoding cellulose binding domain-containing protein, whose protein sequence is MSVRHDERTGSSSLSRMVTSAPWLVVVLGVGLLATLLVFALLSLRSPQPQAMPEPAPPIYLPLAPPTTSAAPSDAPLVAVDTTGSATSSPSVSPSARPSGSVRPSVSARPASGVPLSGTVTARYQATSSDRTSFTARLTVANGSARAQEWRVELLFTGNVKSIQASSASGVSVTSQGNGWYVLRGTGPLGSGESAIVEMSFSRTGSGDRPGQCTVNGSDCALG, encoded by the coding sequence ATGAGCGTCCGGCATGACGAACGGACCGGCTCGTCGTCGTTGTCGAGGATGGTGACCTCGGCGCCGTGGCTCGTGGTGGTGCTCGGCGTGGGTCTGCTGGCCACCCTGCTGGTGTTCGCGCTGCTGTCCCTGCGTTCGCCGCAGCCGCAGGCGATGCCGGAGCCCGCGCCGCCGATCTACCTGCCGCTCGCCCCGCCGACCACGTCCGCCGCGCCGAGCGACGCCCCGCTGGTGGCCGTGGACACCACCGGTTCGGCGACGTCGTCGCCCAGCGTGAGCCCCTCGGCGCGACCGTCCGGGTCGGTGCGGCCGTCGGTCTCGGCCCGGCCCGCGTCCGGTGTGCCGCTCTCCGGCACGGTGACCGCCCGTTACCAGGCCACCAGCAGCGACCGGACCTCGTTCACCGCGCGGCTGACCGTGGCCAACGGGTCGGCCCGTGCCCAGGAGTGGCGGGTGGAGCTGCTCTTCACCGGCAACGTCAAGAGCATCCAGGCGTCCTCGGCGTCCGGGGTGTCGGTCACCTCGCAGGGCAACGGGTGGTACGTGCTGCGCGGCACCGGTCCGCTCGGATCGGGGGAGAGTGCGATCGTGGAGATGAGCTTCAGCCGTACCGGCAGTGGCGACCGGCCGGGTCAGTGCACCGTCAACGGGTCGGACTGCGCCCTCGGCTGA
- the pulA gene encoding pullulanase-type alpha-1,6-glucosidase has product MKPPPISRKALLALVSSLTLALVGVPVAVHQLGNDSTDRAPRTDLLAAAGAAQWSQEPSAEALLKAGDSTAKADQFYFVLPDRFANGDKRNDTGGLTGDRLSTGYDPTDKGFYHGGDLKGVINKIDYIQGLGTTAIWLAPIFKNRPVQGTGADVSAGYHGYWITDFTQVDPHFGTNEELKQLVKLAHQRGIKVYLDVIVNHTADVIKYAEDKYAYVDKKTAPYKDAQGRPFEDRNYADGTREFPKVNLKSFPYTPTFATPADAKAKVPAWLNDPTMYHNRGDSTFAGENSEYGDFFGLDDLWTERPEVVRGLTKVYGDWIGNTGVDGFRLDTVKHANLDFWPQFSQGIKRAAEKAGKKDFFMFGEVYSADQEIESTYVRRGGLPATLDFSFQEAARGYTAADGSAKALADMYAKDDLYAARDTDARRQTTFLGNHDMGRIGSFIAAAGGDDASQLKRDQLAHQLMFLTRGQPVVYSGDEQGFTGPGGDKDARQDMFASKTADYLDDDLIGTTRTHASDQYDRTHPLYRTIAELGKLRAANPALRDGVQVTRYAAEGAGVFAFSRILPSQRIEHVVAVNNASTPQTVSVDTWSAGATFTGLYGGAATSTAGADGKLSVTVPAMSAVVLKADRAIPQADAAPGVTITAPGADPVATKATVTAKVTGDPLATVTFAARVPGGRWTLLGTAHTAPYTVHHDLVGLAGGTKVEYKAVVRDGKGRTASARSTGVVGTPAQGASRDWAVVHYQRPAGGYADWGLYTWGDIDPAYATEWPKGQPFAGEDSFGRFAWVKLKPGAKSVGFLVVDKDGNKDVGNDRAIDVTQTGEVWVKQGDGTLYPTRQAATGEPDPAVDQSTALIHWRKADGNYDGWGLHLWDGAANPTDWGNPLKPEKIDSYGAVFRVPLAAGATGLNYIIHNGDAKDQPDDQRLDFGTAGHEVWLLAGVKGRLLPATSSGVAKDVDITKEKAQWIDRSTVAWQTGPTDGKQYALVAAPAGGLSITDGELSGTYTTLPLRAQRNGLTEAQRAAWPHLWAYHAFSLGQADLAKVPAALRGQLVVTERDAAGTLLGATGVQIPGVLDDVYRAATTAKLGPTFAGKVPTLAVWAPTARTVSLQLFDSATAEPTKTVTMSRNDRTGVWSVRGTKAWTGRYYRYQVEAWQPAAQKVVTASVTDPYSVALAPDSTHSQIVDLTDPALAPAGWATLRKPAAVPSSKAQISELSVRDFSIADASVPAERRGTYLAFTDPNTAGMKHLKSLGDAGVNYLHLLPTFDFATIPEKRADQQQPACDLAALPPDSDQQQKCVTAVAEKDGFNWGYDPLHYTVPEGGYAVDPNGAKRTTEFRQMVAGVNQAGLRVVMDVVYNHTSAAGTDPKSVLDQVVPGYYHRQLDDGSIANSTCCANTAPEHAMMGKLVVDSLVTWAKAYKVDGFRFDLMGHHPKANILAVRAALDKLTVARDGVDGKKILLYGEGWNFGEVANDARFVQASQVNMAGTGIATFNDRLRDAVRGGGPFDGNPRVQGFASGLYTDPNGDDVNGTAAEQKARLRHSQDLIKVGLTGNLRGYRFTDSSGKVVTGAQVDYNGSPAGYTAAPGEAVTYVDAHDNEILYDALAYKLPQDTSAQDRARMQVLALSTTALGQGPGFVTAGSERLRSKSLDRNSFNSGDWFNQIRWDCTQGNGFGAGLPPAQDNQDKWPYAKPLLADPKLVPDCAAINLADARYAELLKVRESSPVFGLTTADQVQKRVAFPLSGENETPGVLTMTLDARGLGGTWKSVTVVFNATPKAAEQTVTGLRGSNVALHPVLRNSADPVLRTASFDKASGTFTVPARSVAVFVQQ; this is encoded by the coding sequence ATGAAACCCCCGCCGATATCCCGCAAGGCGTTGCTCGCCTTGGTCTCCAGTCTCACCCTCGCCCTCGTCGGCGTGCCGGTCGCCGTTCACCAACTGGGCAACGACAGCACCGACCGGGCCCCCCGCACCGACCTCCTCGCCGCCGCCGGTGCGGCGCAGTGGAGCCAGGAGCCCTCCGCCGAGGCCCTGCTCAAGGCCGGCGACAGCACCGCCAAGGCCGACCAGTTCTACTTCGTCCTGCCGGACCGCTTCGCCAACGGCGACAAGCGCAACGACACCGGCGGTCTGACCGGTGACCGGCTGAGCACCGGGTACGACCCGACCGACAAGGGCTTCTACCACGGCGGCGACCTCAAGGGCGTCATCAACAAGATCGACTACATCCAGGGCCTCGGCACCACCGCCATCTGGCTCGCCCCGATCTTCAAGAACCGGCCCGTGCAGGGCACCGGCGCGGACGTCTCCGCCGGCTACCACGGCTACTGGATCACCGACTTCACCCAGGTCGACCCGCACTTCGGCACCAACGAGGAGCTGAAGCAGCTGGTCAAGCTGGCTCACCAGCGGGGCATCAAGGTCTACCTCGACGTCATCGTCAACCACACCGCCGACGTCATCAAGTACGCCGAGGACAAGTACGCGTACGTCGACAAGAAGACCGCGCCGTACAAGGACGCGCAGGGGCGGCCCTTCGAGGACCGTAACTACGCCGACGGCACCCGGGAATTCCCGAAGGTCAACCTGAAGTCCTTCCCGTACACGCCGACGTTCGCCACCCCGGCCGACGCGAAGGCCAAGGTCCCGGCCTGGCTGAACGACCCGACGATGTACCACAACCGCGGTGACTCGACCTTCGCGGGCGAGAACAGCGAGTACGGCGACTTCTTCGGCCTGGACGACCTGTGGACCGAGCGTCCCGAGGTGGTGCGCGGGCTGACCAAGGTCTACGGCGACTGGATCGGCAACACCGGCGTCGACGGCTTCCGGCTGGACACCGTCAAGCACGCCAACCTCGACTTCTGGCCGCAGTTCAGCCAGGGCATCAAGCGGGCCGCCGAGAAGGCCGGCAAGAAGGACTTCTTCATGTTCGGCGAGGTCTACAGCGCCGACCAGGAGATCGAGTCGACCTACGTGCGACGCGGCGGCCTGCCGGCCACCCTGGACTTCTCGTTCCAGGAGGCGGCGCGCGGCTACACCGCCGCCGACGGCTCCGCCAAGGCCCTCGCCGACATGTACGCCAAGGACGACCTGTACGCCGCCCGGGACACCGACGCGCGCCGGCAGACCACCTTCCTCGGCAACCACGACATGGGCCGGATCGGCTCGTTCATCGCCGCGGCCGGCGGTGACGACGCCAGCCAGCTCAAGCGCGACCAGCTCGCCCACCAGCTGATGTTCCTCACCCGCGGGCAGCCCGTCGTCTACTCCGGCGACGAGCAGGGCTTCACCGGCCCCGGCGGCGACAAGGACGCCCGGCAGGACATGTTCGCCTCGAAGACGGCGGACTACCTCGACGACGACCTGATCGGCACCACCCGCACCCACGCCAGCGACCAGTACGACAGGACCCACCCGCTGTACCGCACCATCGCCGAGCTGGGCAAGCTCCGCGCGGCCAACCCGGCCCTGCGGGACGGCGTCCAGGTCACCCGGTACGCGGCCGAGGGCGCGGGCGTCTTCGCCTTCTCCCGGATCCTGCCGTCCCAGCGCATCGAACACGTCGTCGCGGTGAACAACGCGTCCACCCCGCAGACTGTCTCGGTGGACACCTGGTCGGCCGGCGCCACCTTCACCGGCCTCTACGGCGGCGCGGCCACCTCGACGGCCGGCGCCGACGGCAAGCTGAGCGTCACCGTGCCGGCGATGTCGGCCGTGGTGCTCAAGGCCGACCGGGCCATCCCGCAGGCCGACGCCGCCCCGGGCGTCACCATCACCGCGCCGGGCGCCGACCCGGTCGCCACCAAGGCCACCGTGACCGCCAAGGTCACCGGCGACCCGCTGGCGACCGTCACCTTCGCCGCCCGGGTCCCCGGCGGCAGGTGGACCCTGCTGGGCACCGCGCACACCGCGCCGTACACCGTGCACCACGACCTCGTCGGCCTGGCCGGCGGCACGAAGGTCGAATACAAGGCCGTCGTCCGCGACGGCAAGGGCCGGACGGCGAGCGCCCGCTCCACCGGCGTCGTCGGCACCCCGGCCCAGGGCGCGTCGCGGGACTGGGCGGTGGTGCACTACCAGCGTCCGGCCGGCGGCTACGCCGACTGGGGCCTCTACACCTGGGGCGACATCGACCCGGCGTACGCCACCGAGTGGCCCAAGGGGCAGCCGTTCGCCGGCGAGGACTCGTTCGGCCGGTTCGCCTGGGTCAAGCTGAAGCCGGGCGCGAAGTCCGTCGGCTTCCTGGTGGTCGACAAGGACGGGAACAAGGACGTCGGCAACGACCGCGCCATCGACGTGACGCAGACCGGTGAGGTCTGGGTCAAGCAGGGCGACGGCACGCTCTACCCGACCCGGCAGGCCGCCACCGGCGAGCCCGACCCGGCGGTCGACCAGAGCACCGCGCTCATCCACTGGCGCAAGGCCGACGGCAACTACGACGGCTGGGGCCTGCACCTCTGGGACGGCGCCGCCAACCCCACCGACTGGGGCAACCCGCTCAAGCCGGAGAAGATCGACTCGTACGGGGCGGTCTTCCGGGTGCCGCTCGCGGCCGGGGCGACCGGGCTGAACTACATCATCCACAACGGTGACGCCAAGGATCAGCCCGACGACCAGCGGCTGGACTTCGGCACCGCCGGACACGAGGTGTGGCTGCTCGCCGGGGTCAAGGGACGGCTGCTGCCGGCCACCTCCTCCGGCGTCGCGAAGGACGTGGACATCACCAAGGAGAAGGCGCAGTGGATCGACCGGTCCACCGTCGCCTGGCAGACCGGGCCGACCGACGGCAAGCAGTACGCCCTCGTCGCCGCCCCGGCGGGCGGGCTGAGCATCACCGACGGTGAACTCTCCGGGACGTACACCACGCTGCCGCTGCGGGCGCAGCGCAACGGGCTCACCGAGGCCCAGCGCGCGGCCTGGCCGCACCTGTGGGCCTACCACGCCTTCAGCCTCGGCCAGGCCGACCTGGCCAAGGTGCCGGCGGCGCTGCGCGGGCAGCTCGTGGTGACCGAGCGGGACGCCGCGGGCACCCTGCTCGGCGCGACCGGGGTGCAGATCCCGGGCGTGCTCGACGACGTCTACCGGGCCGCCACCACGGCGAAGCTCGGGCCGACGTTCGCCGGCAAGGTCCCCACCCTGGCGGTCTGGGCGCCCACCGCCCGGACGGTGTCGCTCCAGCTCTTCGACTCGGCCACGGCCGAGCCGACGAAGACCGTGACGATGAGCCGCAACGACCGCACCGGCGTCTGGTCGGTGCGCGGCACCAAGGCGTGGACCGGTCGCTACTACCGCTACCAGGTGGAGGCGTGGCAGCCGGCCGCGCAGAAGGTGGTCACCGCCTCGGTGACCGACCCGTACTCGGTGGCGCTGGCGCCGGACTCGACGCACAGCCAGATCGTCGACCTGACCGACCCGGCGCTCGCGCCGGCCGGCTGGGCGACGCTGCGCAAGCCGGCGGCCGTGCCGTCGTCCAAGGCGCAGATCTCCGAGCTGTCGGTCCGCGACTTCTCCATCGCCGACGCGAGCGTGCCGGCCGAGCGGCGGGGCACCTACCTCGCCTTCACCGACCCGAACACGGCCGGCATGAAGCACCTGAAGTCGCTCGGCGACGCGGGGGTCAACTACCTGCACCTGCTGCCGACGTTCGACTTCGCCACCATCCCCGAGAAGCGGGCCGACCAGCAGCAGCCGGCCTGCGACCTGGCCGCGCTGCCCCCGGACTCCGACCAGCAGCAGAAGTGCGTCACCGCCGTGGCGGAGAAGGACGGCTTCAACTGGGGGTACGACCCGCTGCACTACACCGTGCCGGAGGGCGGCTACGCCGTCGACCCGAACGGTGCGAAGCGGACCACCGAGTTCCGGCAGATGGTCGCCGGGGTCAACCAGGCGGGCCTGCGCGTGGTGATGGACGTCGTCTACAACCACACCTCGGCCGCCGGCACCGACCCGAAGTCGGTGCTCGACCAGGTGGTGCCCGGCTACTACCACCGGCAGCTGGACGACGGCAGCATCGCCAACTCCACCTGCTGCGCCAACACCGCCCCCGAACACGCCATGATGGGCAAGCTCGTGGTGGACTCCCTGGTCACCTGGGCCAAGGCGTACAAGGTGGACGGTTTCCGGTTCGACCTGATGGGTCACCACCCGAAGGCGAACATCCTGGCCGTCCGGGCCGCGCTGGACAAGCTCACCGTGGCCCGCGACGGCGTGGACGGGAAGAAGATCCTGCTCTACGGCGAGGGCTGGAACTTCGGCGAGGTCGCCAACGACGCCCGGTTCGTGCAGGCCAGCCAGGTCAACATGGCCGGCACCGGGATCGCCACCTTCAACGACCGGCTCCGCGACGCGGTCCGGGGCGGGGGCCCGTTCGACGGGAACCCGCGGGTGCAGGGCTTCGCCTCCGGCCTGTACACCGACCCGAACGGCGACGACGTCAACGGCACCGCCGCCGAGCAGAAGGCCCGGCTGCGGCACTCGCAGGACCTGATCAAGGTCGGCCTGACCGGCAACCTGCGCGGCTACCGGTTCACCGACTCGTCGGGCAAGGTCGTCACCGGTGCGCAGGTGGACTACAACGGCTCGCCGGCCGGCTACACCGCCGCGCCGGGCGAGGCGGTCACCTACGTCGACGCGCACGACAACGAGATCCTGTACGACGCGTTGGCGTACAAGCTGCCGCAGGACACCTCGGCCCAGGACCGGGCCCGGATGCAGGTGCTCGCCCTCTCCACCACCGCCCTCGGGCAGGGACCCGGGTTCGTGACGGCCGGCTCGGAGCGGCTGCGCTCCAAGTCGCTGGACCGTAACTCGTTCAACTCCGGTGACTGGTTCAACCAGATCCGCTGGGACTGCACGCAGGGCAACGGCTTCGGCGCCGGTCTCCCGCCGGCGCAGGACAACCAGGACAAGTGGCCGTACGCGAAGCCGCTTTTGGCCGACCCGAAGCTGGTGCCGGACTGCGCGGCGATCAACCTGGCCGACGCCCGGTACGCGGAACTGCTCAAGGTCCGCGAGTCCTCGCCGGTCTTCGGGCTGACCACCGCCGACCAGGTGCAGAAGCGTGTCGCCTTCCCGCTCTCCGGCGAGAACGAGACCCCGGGGGTGCTCACCATGACCCTCGACGCTCGCGGGCTGGGTGGGACGTGGAAGTCGGTGACCGTGGTCTTCAACGCCACCCCGAAGGCGGCGGAGCAGACGGTGACCGGTCTGCGCGGGTCGAACGTGGCCCTGCACCCGGTGCTGCGGAACTCGGCCGACCCGGTGCTCCGGACGGCCTCGTTCGACAAGGCGAGCGGCACGTTCACCGTGCCGGCCCGCAGCGTGGCGGTCTTCGTCCAGCAGTGA
- a CDS encoding C39 family peptidase — MATTLLRKTVLTAAGIAATAGGIAGPAIAAHASPAETGRTAQVTTDRKGHGERELNVRYEAQPNFYYCGPAATRNALSVQGKAIDVDAMAKEMGTTENGTNSVNDITPVLNKETGKDVYHSVEIKTPKADDAQTEKLRADIVRTVDEGRAVVANIAGTATDTDGVTHSFEGGHYISVVGYRDGGKTVTIADSANPDQASYRISVDNLADWIATRGYTAS, encoded by the coding sequence ATGGCTACCACTCTGCTGCGCAAGACCGTCCTGACCGCTGCCGGTATCGCCGCCACCGCCGGTGGCATCGCCGGCCCCGCCATCGCCGCCCACGCGTCGCCCGCCGAGACCGGCCGGACCGCGCAGGTCACCACCGACCGCAAGGGCCACGGCGAGCGCGAGCTGAACGTGCGCTACGAGGCGCAGCCCAACTTCTACTACTGCGGCCCCGCCGCCACGCGTAACGCCCTCTCCGTCCAGGGCAAGGCCATCGACGTGGACGCCATGGCCAAGGAGATGGGCACCACCGAGAACGGCACCAACAGCGTCAACGACATCACCCCGGTGCTGAACAAGGAGACCGGTAAGGACGTCTACCACAGCGTCGAGATCAAGACGCCGAAGGCCGACGACGCCCAGACCGAGAAGCTGCGCGCCGACATCGTCCGCACCGTGGACGAGGGCCGGGCCGTGGTGGCCAACATCGCCGGCACCGCCACCGACACCGACGGTGTCACCCACTCCTTCGAGGGCGGGCACTACATCAGCGTCGTCGGGTACCGCGACGGTGGGAAGACCGTGACGATCGCCGACTCCGCCAACCCGGACCAGGCCTCCTACCGGATCAGCGTCGACAACCTCGCCGATTGGATCGCCACCCGCGGCTACACCGCCTCCTGA
- a CDS encoding DedA family protein, whose protein sequence is MVDVQHWLSALPPGVVYLLVAAVIGVESMGVPLPGEIVLVSSALLAATGVVEPHWVATAAAAGAIIGDSIGYAIGRRGGRPLLARLGRRFPRHLGPGQLARAEQSFARHGVWAVFFGRFVALLRILAGPLAGALHVPYRRFLLANAAGGLVWAFATTYLLFSVGRAAEHWLKDISWAGLALAVVAGLVSTWWLRRRARHLDEPEAADAAEPVKAGTDR, encoded by the coding sequence GTGGTCGACGTACAGCACTGGCTCTCCGCGCTGCCGCCGGGCGTCGTCTATCTCCTCGTCGCCGCGGTGATCGGCGTGGAGAGCATGGGCGTGCCGCTGCCCGGCGAGATCGTCCTGGTCAGCTCCGCCCTGCTCGCCGCCACCGGCGTCGTCGAACCGCACTGGGTCGCCACCGCCGCCGCAGCCGGCGCGATCATCGGCGACTCCATCGGGTACGCCATCGGACGGCGGGGCGGTCGCCCACTGCTGGCCCGGCTGGGCCGGCGCTTCCCCCGACATCTCGGCCCCGGGCAACTCGCCCGTGCCGAGCAGAGCTTCGCCCGGCACGGCGTCTGGGCGGTCTTCTTCGGCCGCTTCGTGGCACTGCTGCGGATCCTCGCCGGCCCGCTCGCCGGCGCGCTGCACGTCCCGTACCGCCGCTTCCTGCTGGCCAACGCGGCCGGCGGCCTGGTGTGGGCCTTCGCCACCACCTACCTGCTCTTCAGCGTGGGCCGGGCGGCCGAGCACTGGCTCAAGGACATCTCCTGGGCCGGCCTCGCCCTGGCCGTCGTCGCCGGGCTGGTCAGCACCTGGTGGCTGCGCCGCCGGGCCCGCCACCTCGATGAGCCCGAGGCCGCCGACGCGGCCGAGCCGGTGAAGGCCGGCACCGACCGCTGA
- a CDS encoding ArsC/Spx/MgsR family protein, with product MEIWDNPACSKCAGARSSLDEARVPYRLRAYLVEPPSAAELTEVLRRLDARAWDICRTGEPAAVALGLAGWGRDDADEPRWIAAMVAHPELIQRPILLLDDGGALVGRTPESLAEAVRRAARDGG from the coding sequence ATGGAGATCTGGGACAACCCGGCCTGTTCCAAGTGCGCCGGCGCGCGGAGCAGCCTCGACGAGGCGCGGGTGCCGTACCGGCTGCGGGCGTATCTGGTGGAGCCGCCGAGCGCGGCCGAGCTGACCGAGGTGCTGCGGCGGCTCGACGCCCGCGCGTGGGACATCTGCCGCACGGGGGAGCCGGCGGCGGTCGCCCTCGGCCTGGCCGGCTGGGGGCGGGACGACGCCGACGAGCCGCGCTGGATCGCGGCGATGGTGGCGCACCCGGAGCTGATCCAACGCCCGATCCTGCTGCTCGACGACGGTGGCGCGCTCGTCGGGCGTACCCCGGAGTCGCTGGCGGAGGCGGTGCGCCGCGCGGCCCGCGACGGCGGGTGA